The Sphaerospermopsis torques-reginae ITEP-024 genome has a window encoding:
- a CDS encoding SPFH domain-containing protein, which produces MGQFLLLLALAFGGGTVVLKSIRVINQGDEALVETLGSYKKKLGPGLNMINPFFDNIVYKQTIREKVLDIPPQQCITRDNVSITVDAVVYWRIVDMEKAYYKVENLQSAMVNLVLTQIRSEMGQLELDQTFTARTQINEILLRDLDIATDPWGVKVTRVELRDIIPSKAVQESMELQMSAERRKRAAILTSEGDREAAVNSARGKADAQILDAEARQKAIILQAEAEQKALVLKAQAERQQQVLKAQAIAESAEIIAQRMQTNPDAHKALEVLFALGYLDMGTTIGKSDSSKVVFMDPRTIPATLEGIRSIVSDIPNGSHSLLENRD; this is translated from the coding sequence ATGGGTCAGTTTTTATTGTTACTTGCTTTGGCTTTTGGGGGCGGTACTGTTGTCCTCAAATCAATTAGAGTGATTAATCAAGGTGATGAAGCTTTGGTGGAAACTTTGGGTAGTTATAAGAAAAAGCTTGGTCCGGGCTTAAATATGATTAATCCTTTTTTTGATAACATTGTTTATAAGCAAACGATTCGGGAAAAGGTTTTAGATATTCCTCCTCAGCAATGTATCACCCGTGACAATGTTTCCATTACTGTTGATGCGGTGGTGTATTGGCGGATCGTGGATATGGAGAAAGCTTACTATAAAGTAGAAAATCTCCAGTCAGCGATGGTTAATTTGGTTTTAACTCAAATTCGCTCGGAAATGGGACAATTAGAGTTAGATCAGACTTTTACCGCTAGAACTCAAATTAATGAAATTCTGCTGAGAGATTTAGATATTGCTACTGATCCTTGGGGTGTAAAAGTTACACGGGTGGAATTGAGAGATATTATTCCATCTAAGGCTGTGCAAGAGTCTATGGAATTGCAAATGTCCGCAGAAAGACGGAAACGGGCAGCAATTTTAACATCTGAAGGTGATAGAGAAGCGGCGGTGAATAGTGCTAGAGGTAAAGCGGATGCTCAAATTTTGGATGCGGAAGCGCGACAAAAGGCGATAATTTTACAAGCGGAAGCGGAACAAAAGGCGCTGGTTTTAAAAGCGCAAGCGGAAAGACAGCAGCAGGTTTTGAAAGCACAGGCGATCGCGGAGTCAGCAGAAATTATAGCTCAAAGGATGCAAACTAACCCAGATGCACACAAAGCTTTAGAAGTTCTCTTTGCACTAGGTTATTTAGATATGGGTACAACTATTGGTAAAAGTGATAGTAGCAAGGTGGTGTTTATGGACCCCCGCACCATACCTGCTACTTTAGAAGGTATTCGTTCTATTGTCTCTGATATTCCCAATGGTTCTCATTCTTTGTTGGAGAATAGAGACTAG
- a CDS encoding NfeD family protein, producing MPTFTLIWLLAGIVLCLMELFLPTAFVQFMMGVSAFAVALLSYLGLSSLWLQVVLWLLLSTVLVVFSRRFLQPPTRKSKISDAVIGETLTEILPGQAGRVLYEGNSWRARCDDHNLSLAPGQKVYVVSREGTTLIVMPENIL from the coding sequence ATGCCAACTTTTACCTTAATCTGGCTGTTAGCAGGTATAGTTCTGTGTTTGATGGAACTTTTTTTACCAACAGCCTTTGTGCAATTTATGATGGGAGTTAGTGCCTTTGCGGTGGCGCTACTTTCTTATTTGGGTTTGAGCAGTTTATGGCTGCAAGTTGTTCTTTGGCTGTTACTTTCCACCGTTTTAGTTGTGTTTTCCCGCAGGTTTTTACAACCACCAACACGCAAATCAAAAATCTCTGATGCGGTGATTGGCGAAACTTTAACAGAAATTTTACCAGGTCAGGCGGGACGGGTGCTATATGAAGGTAATTCCTGGCGGGCTAGATGCGATGATCACAACCTCAGTTTAGCACCAGGGCAAAAAGTTTATGTCGTAAGTAGAGAAGGTACGACTTTAATTGTGATGCCAGAAAATATTTTATGA